The Flavipsychrobacter sp. genome contains the following window.
TGGATGCCCTTACCTATTCCATTCACCAACCCGTCAATACCCATCTTCTCTACTATATTATTCAATACAGTTGATAACGCACCTATCGGACGAACGATAACTGTATCATACAACTCATCTATATACCATTTGTTTTCCAATGCCTTTGCAATACCTGTGTTTGGTGCAAAGTTGGCTTTCTTAGTAGTACTACGTGCTACAAATATCATTACTATTACCAGTACAGTAGATAAACCCATCAACATCCATTCTGTATTATGGTCTAAGTGATGTTGGTTAAAGTTTTGTACTACAGGTCTTAGATATTCATTTAATATATGGTGCTCTGTAATTACTGCAGGCAAACCTACATAACCACCTATCACTGCCAATATTGCCAATACAACCAAAGGCATTGTAATAGCAGCAGGGCTCTCGTGCAGATGATGTTTTTGTTCTTCAGTTCCTCTGAATGTTCCTGTGAAGGTTAGGAAGTATAAACGGAACATGTAGAAAGCTGTCATCAATGCAGCACCTAGTGTTAGGTAATACATTACTGGGCTATGTGCATATACAGAAGCTAATATTTCGTCTTTTGAGAAGAAACCTGAGAAACCTGGTATGCCTGAGATAGCCAAGCAGCCTATCAAGAAGGTAGAACCTGTAATACGCATATGCTTGTTCAAACCACCCATTTTGCGAATGTCTTGTTCACCCCCCATAGCGTGTATCACACTACCAGAACCTAAGAACAATAAGGCTTTGAAGAAGGCATGCGTCATCACATGGAATACTGCTGTTGTATACGCTCCCATACCTAAAGCCAAGAACATAAAGCCTAACTGACTCACAGTAGAGTATGCCAATACTTTCTTAATATCATATTGTTTGATAGCAATGCTCGCCGCTAATATTGCTGTAGCCAATCCAATTATAGCTACTAGATCCATAGCCATTGGTGCCAGATTGTATAATGCATTACTACGTGCTATCATATAGATACCTGCCGTTACCATGGTAGCAGCGTGTATCAATGCAGATACAGGAGTAGGGCCTGCCATCGCATCAGGTAGCCATGTATATAAAGGTATCTGAGCACTCTTACCCATAGCACCTATAAAGAAGCAGATAGCTATCCAATTAGTTAGATCACTGGAAGGTGTAGTAGTAGACATGGTGCTAAACAACTCTTGGTAAGAAAGAGTACCAAAGTTGAACAACACTAGTAACATACCTACTAAGAAACCTAGATCACCAATACGGTTCATCACAAAAGCCTTCTTAGCAGCATTTGTATTTTCTCTTTCTTTAAACCAGAAGCCGATCAATAGATAAGAACAAAGTCCTACACCT
Protein-coding sequences here:
- the nuoL gene encoding NADH-quinone oxidoreductase subunit L yields the protein MTNLVYLVPLFPLIGFLINGIGWKKVPKAAGGVIGSVAVLASFLVSLGIFFEVKSSGTATTVHLFDFIHSGKLYIPFAFQVDALSSLFLLIITGIGFLIHVYSTSYMHDDEGMTKYFAYLNLFVFSMLLLVLGGNYLIMFIGWEGVGLCSYLLIGFWFKERENTNAAKKAFVMNRIGDLGFLVGMLLVLFNFGTLSYQELFSTMSTTTPSSDLTNWIAICFFIGAMGKSAQIPLYTWLPDAMAGPTPVSALIHAATMVTAGIYMIARSNALYNLAPMAMDLVAIIGLATAILAASIAIKQYDIKKVLAYSTVSQLGFMFLALGMGAYTTAVFHVMTHAFFKALLFLGSGSVIHAMGGEQDIRKMGGLNKHMRITGSTFLIGCLAISGIPGFSGFFSKDEILASVYAHSPVMYYLTLGAALMTAFYMFRLYFLTFTGTFRGTEEQKHHLHESPAAITMPLVVLAILAVIGGYVGLPAVITEHHILNEYLRPVVQNFNQHHLDHNTEWMLMGLSTVLVIVMIFVARSTTKKANFAPNTGIAKALENKWYIDELYDTVIVRPIGALSTVLNNIVEKMGIDGLVNGIGKGIHWGSNRVRLMQSGLVGFYIFIMVIGITLLFAFTFLWIQ